A single genomic interval of Candidatus Thermoplasmatota archaeon harbors:
- a CDS encoding indolepyruvate oxidoreductase subunit beta, protein MMVDIYLVGVGGQGIITASRVIGDAAILGGENVLLSETHGMAQRGGAVVCTARIGDVQSPLIPDGGADLILSFELLETLRSLCKANSGTAVITSTERIVPLSVSTQKLKYPTAEEVELKVERIAKRFLSIDARKLAEESAVPMSSNIVMVGALAGTGITGLERRHFEKAIEMNLPHWVHENLDAFAKGFEATSRWNRA, encoded by the coding sequence ATGATGGTCGACATCTACCTCGTCGGGGTTGGAGGCCAGGGGATCATAACCGCCTCAAGGGTCATCGGGGACGCAGCGATACTCGGAGGAGAGAACGTCCTTCTGAGTGAGACGCACGGGATGGCGCAGAGAGGGGGAGCGGTCGTTTGCACTGCAAGGATTGGAGATGTCCAGAGCCCGCTGATACCTGATGGTGGTGCTGATCTGATTTTATCCTTCGAACTCTTGGAGACCTTGAGATCCCTCTGCAAGGCGAACAGTGGCACTGCCGTGATCACATCGACTGAGAGAATCGTGCCTTTGAGCGTGTCGACACAGAAGCTGAAGTATCCCACAGCCGAAGAGGTCGAGCTCAAGGTTGAGAGGATTGCGAAGAGATTCTTATCAATCGATGCGAGGAAACTTGCCGAGGAGTCTGCCGTGCCCATGTCATCGAACATAGTGATGGTCGGAGCATTGGCCGGCACCGGAATAACGGGGCTCGAGAGAAGACATTTCGAGAAGGCGATCGAGATGAACTTACCGCATTGGGTGCACGAGAATCTGGACGCTTTCGCGAAAGGGTTCGAGGCCACTTCCAGGTGGAATCGAGCCTGA